The nucleotide sequence CCGGACGCGCCCCGCTCCGTCCGACCCGCCTGAAATCCAGCGCCCCTTTTAACCCAGCGACCCTCGCACGATGTGTCGCGGCCATCGGAATATCTGGTCCGCGACCCTGAATCGCGCATCGGCGCTAGCGTCGTCCGCTGCTTTTCCTTTCAAAAACCCTCATCCATGACCGGTCGCTTCCCTAGCCTATTTTGGACGGGTTCGCCAGGAATTAAAGCAAAAAGCTAACCTGCTGATTTTCATGATCGTTCCCGAGACGAATCACACTTATTTTCAACATATTGATTGATATATTTAAATTTAAATGATAGCTTTGAAAAAGCTGTAAACTGAGAGCAATTTAATTAATTTATTGATTTTTAAAGATAAATATTAATTCGATGGAATCGGATAATTCAATAAAAATCAATATATTAGACAAAAATCCCTTAGCTCCTATTTTCTTTTGATCGGACTTGGAAAGCGTTGGTTGCCGGGCAACCCGGATTTTCCATCCGAAAGAATCAAGTAGAGGTAAGTATGAATTTAGATCACATCGATAACTCACGACCGCGCAAGGGGCCGAGGCGCTTCTCTCGGGTCTTGATGATGGCTGCCTTGGCGTTAGCGTTCGCCGCTCCCCAATACGCCGGCGCGCGAGGCGCCCAAGTGGGTAAAGCGTCTTGGTATGGGCCTGGTTTTCACGGCAAAAAAACCGCCAGCGGGGTCCGCTTCAATCAAAACAGTCTGACGGCGGCTCACCGAAGCTTACCGCTCGGGACCAGAGCGAGA is from Candidatus Competibacteraceae bacterium and encodes:
- a CDS encoding septal ring lytic transglycosylase RlpA family protein, with amino-acid sequence MNLDHIDNSRPRKGPRRFSRVLMMAALALAFAAPQYAGARGAQVGKASWYGPGFHGKKTASGVRFNQNSLTAAHRSLPLGTRARVTNLTNGRKVDVTINDRGPYIGGRVIDLSRAAATRLAMNTSGVARVRIEPMGR